One Rhodoferax sp. GW822-FHT02A01 genomic window, TTGGACGCGGGTGTCGCGTCGGGCTGGGCGGCACGCAGCGGGTCGGTGGCGACGACCTCGCCAGCACGCAGACCGGTGAGCACCTCGGTGCCCTCGCTGCCCAAATCGGCACCCAGACGCACGGCACGCAAGGCAAAGGTCTTGCCGGAAGCGACGTACACGGCGGTCAGCTCGCCACGGCGCACCACGGCGCTGGTGGGCACCAGCAAGCGTGCGCTGCCGGAACCGCCAGCAACGGCAAATTGCACACGCACCTGCTGGCCCGGGACCAGAGCAGCCGCCTCTTTGGCTGGCAGGTCCATGCGCCATTCGGTGGTCTGGGAGACCGGATCGCTGGAGGGGACCTCCACGCGATTGAGCGGGGTAATACTTTGGGGGGTACCCACACCACTGTCCACTACGACAGCGGTTTGTCGCGCCTGGCGCACGGCTGCGGTGCGTGAAGCTGGTACCTGCACCACCGCGCGCAGGGGCTGCGGCGTGTAGACCACCAGCAACGGCGTACCCGGTACGGCCAAGTCACCGGCCTGGGCAAAAGTCTGCAGAACCCAGCCGTCCAGCGGCGCCGTGACGCGGGTGTAGCCCTGTGCCAATGCCGATTGGCGGGCGCTGGCTGTGGCCTGTTCGCGTTGGGCCTGGGCTGACTGGAACTGCGCGGTAGCGGTATCGAGTGCGGCCTGGCTGACGAACCCTTGGGCCTGCAGGTCGCGTGTGCGCTCCAGCTGGGCCCGTGCGTTGCGCAGGTCGGCGTCGGTCTGGCTGACCTGCGCCTGGGCGCGTTGGCTGCCGACCTGGGCTTCGCGGTCGTCTATGGTGGCAATGACCTGGCCGGCACGTACCTTGTCACCGGCCTTGACGGAAAAGCTGACGATGCGCCCGGACGCCTGCGCGGCTACGGTGCTTTGTTTGACGGCCTGGATCACGCCATCGAGCACGTAGCTGTCTGCGCTGGCGCTGGACTTGACGGTAACGGTGGGGACAGCTTGGCTCTGTGCCAAGGCGGGACCGGCGCCCATGGTCACCAGGCCCAAAACGGCAGCCAATGTCATGCGGCGGGGGCACAATAGCGTGTAGGGAAAGGTTTTCATACCCCGATTTTATACCCCATACAGTATTTTGTATAGGGGAGACCTGCTTTTCCGCGGGTGTCCAGTGTTCGTATGCGATTGATATAGGTCAGTCGATTGCATACTAGTATGGGTATTATCGGGTTAATACCGTTGAAAGTACGAAATTCAAGTGTCTGATTCAAATAGCCCAGTCAAAAAGGTCATTCCCCTGACGGTGTCCACCGCGCCCATCGAGCCGCCCCCGGGTGCCGATCCGGAGTTGGTGTCGCTGTACCAGTCGCACAAGAAGATTTATCCGCGCAGTGTTTCCGGTGTGTTCTCGCGCTGGCGCTGGGTGCTGGTGTTCCTCACCCAGATCGTGTTCTACGGATTGCCCTGGCTGGAGTGGGGTCAACGCCAGGCGGTGCTGTTCGATCTGGGCGCACGCCGCTTCTACATCTTCGGCCTGGTGCTGTATCCCCAGGACTTCATCTATCTCACCGGCATCTTGGTGATCTCAGCGTATTCGCTGTTCCTGTTCACGGCGGTAGCAGGGCGTCTGTGGTGCGGCTACGCCTGCCCGCAGACGGTCTATACCG contains:
- a CDS encoding efflux RND transporter periplasmic adaptor subunit, which translates into the protein MKTFPYTLLCPRRMTLAAVLGLVTMGAGPALAQSQAVPTVTVKSSASADSYVLDGVIQAVKQSTVAAQASGRIVSFSVKAGDKVRAGQVIATIDDREAQVGSQRAQAQVSQTDADLRNARAQLERTRDLQAQGFVSQAALDTATAQFQSAQAQREQATASARQSALAQGYTRVTAPLDGWVLQTFAQAGDLAVPGTPLLVVYTPQPLRAVVQVPASRTAAVRQARQTAVVVDSGVGTPQSITPLNRVEVPSSDPVSQTTEWRMDLPAKEAAALVPGQQVRVQFAVAGGSGSARLLVPTSAVVRRGELTAVYVASGKTFALRAVRLGADLGSEGTEVLTGLRAGEVVATDPLRAAQPDATPASK